The DNA segment GGTTATATATAGGACGACAGCTTAGAGCTTGCTATCAAGCACTAGCTGCGTTTACAACAAGGCGTATGAAATGGAAAAACAGGCTTtcctgctgctgctgctgatTGCGACTGTTGTGACCGGACGAGGTGTGTTTGACTATCGTCCACTCCATTCAGGTACGGGAAAATACTTCAATGTTAATCATTATAtggttattacgtcattacaTTATATAGATGATCTTCATCGTCGAGCTGGCCTTCGCGAAAGTTCCGATGGTCACACATTTTCTATTtgctttatttgattttttacagtATACCGTATTGCCTGAATTTACAACTCACCAAGTCCactgaatattttttattggtacTGTTTTTGAGTTTTGTAACTCTCATACCAAAACGTAATCTTTATTGTGGAACACGCAACTCTATGCCTATAGTGACGTGCAGATTTTAGGCAGGTGTAACTGGGCAAAGGCGGTGGAAGGATATCGTTGGTCAGAAGGCTTCCGGGAAGGTTGCTTAAAGTGTACATGCACTGAGAAAGACGGGTCGCTATGGAAAGAATGTGAAACGTGAGTATTGCATAGTTTTACACTCAAACCGACCCAAAACGCTCACAGCAAATTGTGTTCTTTGGGGGCTGCAAGGCATCCCAGACCCACGAGCTGGCTTGGAAACTGCGAGGTTCAACGCAACGACTGCAAGTACGAAGTGGTGCGTGTGGAAAACCAGTACCAACTGTGTAAGGTTCTCGCTTATACAAGTTATTCCTACCTGACTTGGGTCAGCGACAAAGATAACATGCCGTAGAAAATTGCGgttatttttatgttgtagCAAACTTGTGTCATACCGCCACCAAGTGTATACAGTTATGGTGATTCGTGAACTACTTCGCAGGCACAAACATTTCTAGTCCGTGTATATATAAAGCGAAACCTAATGTTTTAGTAGCTTATATGTGTCCTTGTTTTATTGCCCTGCATATCACTCTTTCTCCGATTCATTACATTGGCCACTTCTACGTCATTGGACTTTGCTTGGTCGCTTGTCTATTTCGTAATAAACAATGGATCTTACATAGAGAAAGAGAGCAATCAGTGAATGCATGTTTATTAGGTTCAAGAGCGAATAACAATAGTCTTAATAAGGATCACGTGCATGCCTAGGACGAAAtgttcaaaaaaaagaaaaaatcgtATTGCGCTACGTGGTCTTAACTTAATAAATTAACATCAACATCAAGTGCATAAAAACGAACGCTTGAACAACGTAAAGTTAAGTTGCTGTTAAAAGAAGGAAACGCGCACTATTCGTGGACTCCGTCTTGAGAAGAAAACGTTTAACAAAGCAGTCAAACATCAGGTCAACTTTCACGAAACTTGTCCGCTTGAACCAACCAAAATCTATTCAgttctgtttttgaaaaaataacttgGAGGTAGAAATCCATAGAAATGTTACTAATTTTAACGAGACAAGCAGAACCGGAACGTACGAgcataattataatttgataTAAACTTGTAACATACAGTAGGTCCAGCACTTTATCAATTGTTGTGCTAGCGAGCTCACACAAACCGGTCACATTCCAACCAATTTCTGCCGACATCGACAGATTTCTTATACTTGGTGCGCAACGTGATGTGAGACCTTATGGGACCTTCGCCAATGCGCTAAAGTAGGAACATTTGAACTAATTGGAATGGGCGAAAAAATACCGGGCGACAAAGCTTGACAAAAATAATGGTTTTCATACAAACACTTAACGGACAAGGTATTTAAATGatacaaagaaataaattggCAAAAAGTAGCAAATCAAAATTtgtaagcaaaaaaaagtaaagAAGCAGTGAGATTGTGTGTTACTTAGACAAACCTATACAAACGATCGTACCTAGACAGGTTTGTAAGAATTTGCACAGCTTAAAGGCAGAACGAGTA comes from the Clavelina lepadiformis chromosome 5, kaClaLepa1.1, whole genome shotgun sequence genome and includes:
- the LOC143460768 gene encoding uncharacterized protein LOC143460768, yielding MEKQAFLLLLLIATVVTGRGVFDYRPLHSGRCNWAKAVEGYRWSEGFREGCLKCTCTEKDGSLWKECETHPRPTSWLGNCEVQRNDCKYEVVRVENQYQLCKVLAYTSYSYLTWVSDKDNMP